Proteins encoded by one window of Salvia splendens isolate huo1 chromosome 7, SspV2, whole genome shotgun sequence:
- the LOC121741048 gene encoding probable LRR receptor-like serine/threonine-protein kinase At1g05700 isoform X2, giving the protein MKIHIFLDTNLGMASRWFLISLVFSLCTILSTSADVFISIDCGSSIPNRDENGITWVGDDKYVQSGESRSIKPLNSRFSVADTLRVFTTRNKNCYHIDSVKKGRVLVRASFYYGNYDGKSFPPTFDIHFDGNFWTTVHTSNTEFYYYEVTYVLKRESISVCLAQTKPGQFPFISALEVRSLESSMYNYVNDSYPLLVWKRVAFGSNKVLRYQDDPYDRLWNIGGYGNGSIPVSGDSIFTQRPHVMDNPPPAVLRNAITAKTLNTSVELLMGFPSYEINVFINWYFSEVTRLGPGQNRSFRIFKDNESYSEPIIPLYGDCVEMILDSAIAVSSNTTFSLVPTNVSTLPPLINALEIFQLPEPDDKLTDGTNKKDVEGLASLQERFKLLQSWTSDPCLPAPYTWDWIKCSLDPIPRASQWLRPVRVASGFQFHGCSSNNNNSLQGPIPDFLGTLPNLKILNFADNQFNGSVPASLSTKKGLNLTVSGNPGLCASDETCHISAASPTNDKKKNILELLFAAITASIFVL; this is encoded by the exons ATGAAAATACATATTTTCCTAGACACTAATCTTGGCATGGCTTCTCGTTGGTTCTTGATCTCCCTTGTTTTTTCGCTATGCACTATTCTATCTACATCAGCTGATG TTTTTATCAGCATTGACTGTGGATCATCGATCCCAAACAGAGACGAAAACGGGATCACTTGGGTGGGGGACGATAAATACGTGCAGAGTGGCGAATCCCGTTCCATTAAACCTCTGAATTCCAGGTTCAGCGTAGCAGACACCCTGAGGGTGTTCACTACTCGGAACAAGAACTGCTACCACATCGACTCTGTGAAGAAAGGTCGTGTTCTCGTGCGTGCTAGCTTTTACTACGGGAACTACGATGGCAAGTCTTTTCCTCCCACATTTGATATCCACTTCGATGGGAACTTCTGGACTACAGTCCATACGTCGAATACAGAGTTCTACTACTATGAGGTGACTTATGTACTGAAGAGGGAATCCATCAGTGTGTGTCTTGCTCAGACGAAACCGGGACAGTTCCCCTTCATATCGGCTCTTGAAGTGCGCAGTTTGGAGTCATCTATGTATAACTATGTCAACGACAGTTATCCATTGCTCGTGTGGAAAAGAGTTGCTTTTGGCTCAAATAAGGTTCTTAG GTACCAGGACGATCCGTACGACAGACTATGGAACATTGGAGGTTATGGGAACGGGTCGATCCCAGTTTCGGGTGATTCCATCTTTACTCAGAGGCCACATGTAATGGATAATCCGCCACCTGCGGTGCTTAGGAATGCAATCACTGCAAAAACCCTGAACACGAGCGTAGAATTGTTGATGGGATTTCCTTCTTATGAAATCAATGTCTTCATAAACTGGTATTTCTCTGAAGTTACTCGGTTAGGACCAGGCCAGAATCGGTCCTTCAGGATTTTCAAGGATAACGAGTCCTACTCGGAACCAATCATTCCTCTTTACGGAGATTGTGTTGAGATGATACTAGACAGCGCTATTGCAGTTTCATCAAACACCACATTCTCTCTTGTGCCCACCAACGTCTCTACGCTTCCCCCACTCATTAATGCTCTGGAAATATTTCAACTCCCGGAGCCGGACGACAAGTTAACTGATGGTACCAACAAGAAAGACG TTGAAGGCTTAGCTTCTCTGCAAGAGAGATTCAAATTATTGCAAAGTTGGACAAGCGATCCTTGTCTGCCAGCACCTTATACATGGGATTGGATCAAATGCAGTCTTGATCCTATTCCGCGA GCTTCTCAATGGCTACGGCCTGTCAGGGTCGCTTCCGGATTTCAGTTCCATGGATGCTCTTCAAACAAT AACAACAGCTTGCAAGGGCCTATACCTGATTTTCTTGGGACATTGCCCAACCTCAAAATATT GAATTTTGCTGATAATCAGTTCAATGGTAGTGTGCCAGCATCGCTGTCAACAAAAAAGGGCTTAAATCTAAC GGTATCTGGGAATCCTGGGCTGTGTGCATCAGATGAGACATGCCACATTTCAGCAGCATCGCCAACCAACGACAAGAAGAAGAACATTCTAGAGTTACTGTTTGCCGCCATCACTGCGTCTATCTTCGTACTATAA
- the LOC121741048 gene encoding probable LRR receptor-like serine/threonine-protein kinase At1g05700 isoform X1, with translation MKIHIFLDTNLGMASRWFLISLVFSLCTILSTSADVFISIDCGSSIPNRDENGITWVGDDKYVQSGESRSIKPLNSRFSVADTLRVFTTRNKNCYHIDSVKKGRVLVRASFYYGNYDGKSFPPTFDIHFDGNFWTTVHTSNTEFYYYEVTYVLKRESISVCLAQTKPGQFPFISALEVRSLESSMYNYVNDSYPLLVWKRVAFGSNKVLRYQDDPYDRLWNIGGYGNGSIPVSGDSIFTQRPHVMDNPPPAVLRNAITAKTLNTSVELLMGFPSYEINVFINWYFSEVTRLGPGQNRSFRIFKDNESYSEPIIPLYGDCVEMILDSAIAVSSNTTFSLVPTNVSTLPPLINALEIFQLPEPDDKLTDGTNKKDVEGLASLQERFKLLQSWTSDPCLPAPYTWDWIKCSLDPIPRVTALLLNGYGLSGSLPDFSSMDALQTIDVQNNSLQGPIPDFLGTLPNLKILNFADNQFNGSVPASLSTKKGLNLTVSGNPGLCASDETCHISAASPTNDKKKNILELLFAAITASIFVL, from the exons ATGAAAATACATATTTTCCTAGACACTAATCTTGGCATGGCTTCTCGTTGGTTCTTGATCTCCCTTGTTTTTTCGCTATGCACTATTCTATCTACATCAGCTGATG TTTTTATCAGCATTGACTGTGGATCATCGATCCCAAACAGAGACGAAAACGGGATCACTTGGGTGGGGGACGATAAATACGTGCAGAGTGGCGAATCCCGTTCCATTAAACCTCTGAATTCCAGGTTCAGCGTAGCAGACACCCTGAGGGTGTTCACTACTCGGAACAAGAACTGCTACCACATCGACTCTGTGAAGAAAGGTCGTGTTCTCGTGCGTGCTAGCTTTTACTACGGGAACTACGATGGCAAGTCTTTTCCTCCCACATTTGATATCCACTTCGATGGGAACTTCTGGACTACAGTCCATACGTCGAATACAGAGTTCTACTACTATGAGGTGACTTATGTACTGAAGAGGGAATCCATCAGTGTGTGTCTTGCTCAGACGAAACCGGGACAGTTCCCCTTCATATCGGCTCTTGAAGTGCGCAGTTTGGAGTCATCTATGTATAACTATGTCAACGACAGTTATCCATTGCTCGTGTGGAAAAGAGTTGCTTTTGGCTCAAATAAGGTTCTTAG GTACCAGGACGATCCGTACGACAGACTATGGAACATTGGAGGTTATGGGAACGGGTCGATCCCAGTTTCGGGTGATTCCATCTTTACTCAGAGGCCACATGTAATGGATAATCCGCCACCTGCGGTGCTTAGGAATGCAATCACTGCAAAAACCCTGAACACGAGCGTAGAATTGTTGATGGGATTTCCTTCTTATGAAATCAATGTCTTCATAAACTGGTATTTCTCTGAAGTTACTCGGTTAGGACCAGGCCAGAATCGGTCCTTCAGGATTTTCAAGGATAACGAGTCCTACTCGGAACCAATCATTCCTCTTTACGGAGATTGTGTTGAGATGATACTAGACAGCGCTATTGCAGTTTCATCAAACACCACATTCTCTCTTGTGCCCACCAACGTCTCTACGCTTCCCCCACTCATTAATGCTCTGGAAATATTTCAACTCCCGGAGCCGGACGACAAGTTAACTGATGGTACCAACAAGAAAGACG TTGAAGGCTTAGCTTCTCTGCAAGAGAGATTCAAATTATTGCAAAGTTGGACAAGCGATCCTTGTCTGCCAGCACCTTATACATGGGATTGGATCAAATGCAGTCTTGATCCTATTCCGCGAGTAACAGCACT GCTTCTCAATGGCTACGGCCTGTCAGGGTCGCTTCCGGATTTCAGTTCCATGGATGCTCTTCAAACAAT AGATGTTCAGAACAACAGCTTGCAAGGGCCTATACCTGATTTTCTTGGGACATTGCCCAACCTCAAAATATT GAATTTTGCTGATAATCAGTTCAATGGTAGTGTGCCAGCATCGCTGTCAACAAAAAAGGGCTTAAATCTAAC GGTATCTGGGAATCCTGGGCTGTGTGCATCAGATGAGACATGCCACATTTCAGCAGCATCGCCAACCAACGACAAGAAGAAGAACATTCTAGAGTTACTGTTTGCCGCCATCACTGCGTCTATCTTCGTACTATAA
- the LOC121741048 gene encoding probable LRR receptor-like serine/threonine-protein kinase At1g05700 isoform X3, translated as MKIHIFLDTNLGMASRWFLISLVFSLCTILSTSADVFISIDCGSSIPNRDENGITWVGDDKYVQSGESRSIKPLNSRFSVADTLRVFTTRNKNCYHIDSVKKGRVLVRASFYYGNYDGKSFPPTFDIHFDGNFWTTVHTSNTEFYYYEVTYVLKRESISVCLAQTKPGQFPFISALEVRSLESSMYNYVNDSYPLLVWKRVAFGSNKVLRYQDDPYDRLWNIGGYGNGSIPVSGDSIFTQRPHVMDNPPPAVLRNAITAKTLNTSVELLMGFPSYEINVFINWYFSEVTRLGPGQNRSFRIFKDNESYSEPIIPLYGDCVEMILDSAIAVSSNTTFSLVPTNVSTLPPLINALEIFQLPEPDDKLTDGTNKKDVEGLASLQERFKLLQSWTSDPCLPAPYTWDWIKCSLDPIPRVTALLLNGYGLSGSLPDFSSMDALQTITTACKGLYLIFLGHCPTSKY; from the exons ATGAAAATACATATTTTCCTAGACACTAATCTTGGCATGGCTTCTCGTTGGTTCTTGATCTCCCTTGTTTTTTCGCTATGCACTATTCTATCTACATCAGCTGATG TTTTTATCAGCATTGACTGTGGATCATCGATCCCAAACAGAGACGAAAACGGGATCACTTGGGTGGGGGACGATAAATACGTGCAGAGTGGCGAATCCCGTTCCATTAAACCTCTGAATTCCAGGTTCAGCGTAGCAGACACCCTGAGGGTGTTCACTACTCGGAACAAGAACTGCTACCACATCGACTCTGTGAAGAAAGGTCGTGTTCTCGTGCGTGCTAGCTTTTACTACGGGAACTACGATGGCAAGTCTTTTCCTCCCACATTTGATATCCACTTCGATGGGAACTTCTGGACTACAGTCCATACGTCGAATACAGAGTTCTACTACTATGAGGTGACTTATGTACTGAAGAGGGAATCCATCAGTGTGTGTCTTGCTCAGACGAAACCGGGACAGTTCCCCTTCATATCGGCTCTTGAAGTGCGCAGTTTGGAGTCATCTATGTATAACTATGTCAACGACAGTTATCCATTGCTCGTGTGGAAAAGAGTTGCTTTTGGCTCAAATAAGGTTCTTAG GTACCAGGACGATCCGTACGACAGACTATGGAACATTGGAGGTTATGGGAACGGGTCGATCCCAGTTTCGGGTGATTCCATCTTTACTCAGAGGCCACATGTAATGGATAATCCGCCACCTGCGGTGCTTAGGAATGCAATCACTGCAAAAACCCTGAACACGAGCGTAGAATTGTTGATGGGATTTCCTTCTTATGAAATCAATGTCTTCATAAACTGGTATTTCTCTGAAGTTACTCGGTTAGGACCAGGCCAGAATCGGTCCTTCAGGATTTTCAAGGATAACGAGTCCTACTCGGAACCAATCATTCCTCTTTACGGAGATTGTGTTGAGATGATACTAGACAGCGCTATTGCAGTTTCATCAAACACCACATTCTCTCTTGTGCCCACCAACGTCTCTACGCTTCCCCCACTCATTAATGCTCTGGAAATATTTCAACTCCCGGAGCCGGACGACAAGTTAACTGATGGTACCAACAAGAAAGACG TTGAAGGCTTAGCTTCTCTGCAAGAGAGATTCAAATTATTGCAAAGTTGGACAAGCGATCCTTGTCTGCCAGCACCTTATACATGGGATTGGATCAAATGCAGTCTTGATCCTATTCCGCGAGTAACAGCACT GCTTCTCAATGGCTACGGCCTGTCAGGGTCGCTTCCGGATTTCAGTTCCATGGATGCTCTTCAAACAAT AACAACAGCTTGCAAGGGCCTATACCTGATTTTCTTGGGACATTGCCCAACCTCAAAATATT GA
- the LOC121741048 gene encoding probable LRR receptor-like serine/threonine-protein kinase At1g05700 isoform X4, whose protein sequence is MKIHIFLDTNLGMASRWFLISLVFSLCTILSTSADVFISIDCGSSIPNRDENGITWVGDDKYVQSGESRSIKPLNSRFSVADTLRVFTTRNKNCYHIDSVKKGRVLVRASFYYGNYDGKSFPPTFDIHFDGNFWTTVHTSNTEFYYYEVTYVLKRESISVCLAQTKPGQFPFISALEVRSLESSMYNYVNDSYPLLVWKRVAFGSNKVLRYQDDPYDRLWNIGGYGNGSIPVSGDSIFTQRPHVMDNPPPAVLRNAITAKTLNTSVELLMGFPSYEINVFINWYFSEVTRLGPGQNRSFRIFKDNESYSEPIIPLYGDCVEMILDSAIAVSSNTTFSLVPTNVSTLPPLINALEIFQLPEPDDKLTDGTNKKDVEGLASLQERFKLLQSWTSDPCLPAPYTWDWIKCSLDPIPRASQWLRPVRVASGFQFHGCSSNNRCSEQQLARAYT, encoded by the exons ATGAAAATACATATTTTCCTAGACACTAATCTTGGCATGGCTTCTCGTTGGTTCTTGATCTCCCTTGTTTTTTCGCTATGCACTATTCTATCTACATCAGCTGATG TTTTTATCAGCATTGACTGTGGATCATCGATCCCAAACAGAGACGAAAACGGGATCACTTGGGTGGGGGACGATAAATACGTGCAGAGTGGCGAATCCCGTTCCATTAAACCTCTGAATTCCAGGTTCAGCGTAGCAGACACCCTGAGGGTGTTCACTACTCGGAACAAGAACTGCTACCACATCGACTCTGTGAAGAAAGGTCGTGTTCTCGTGCGTGCTAGCTTTTACTACGGGAACTACGATGGCAAGTCTTTTCCTCCCACATTTGATATCCACTTCGATGGGAACTTCTGGACTACAGTCCATACGTCGAATACAGAGTTCTACTACTATGAGGTGACTTATGTACTGAAGAGGGAATCCATCAGTGTGTGTCTTGCTCAGACGAAACCGGGACAGTTCCCCTTCATATCGGCTCTTGAAGTGCGCAGTTTGGAGTCATCTATGTATAACTATGTCAACGACAGTTATCCATTGCTCGTGTGGAAAAGAGTTGCTTTTGGCTCAAATAAGGTTCTTAG GTACCAGGACGATCCGTACGACAGACTATGGAACATTGGAGGTTATGGGAACGGGTCGATCCCAGTTTCGGGTGATTCCATCTTTACTCAGAGGCCACATGTAATGGATAATCCGCCACCTGCGGTGCTTAGGAATGCAATCACTGCAAAAACCCTGAACACGAGCGTAGAATTGTTGATGGGATTTCCTTCTTATGAAATCAATGTCTTCATAAACTGGTATTTCTCTGAAGTTACTCGGTTAGGACCAGGCCAGAATCGGTCCTTCAGGATTTTCAAGGATAACGAGTCCTACTCGGAACCAATCATTCCTCTTTACGGAGATTGTGTTGAGATGATACTAGACAGCGCTATTGCAGTTTCATCAAACACCACATTCTCTCTTGTGCCCACCAACGTCTCTACGCTTCCCCCACTCATTAATGCTCTGGAAATATTTCAACTCCCGGAGCCGGACGACAAGTTAACTGATGGTACCAACAAGAAAGACG TTGAAGGCTTAGCTTCTCTGCAAGAGAGATTCAAATTATTGCAAAGTTGGACAAGCGATCCTTGTCTGCCAGCACCTTATACATGGGATTGGATCAAATGCAGTCTTGATCCTATTCCGCGA GCTTCTCAATGGCTACGGCCTGTCAGGGTCGCTTCCGGATTTCAGTTCCATGGATGCTCTTCAAACAAT AGATGTTCAGAACAACAGCTTGCAAGGGCCTATACCTGA
- the LOC121811374 gene encoding G-type lectin S-receptor-like serine/threonine-protein kinase LECRK3 → MASCSFSLLIIINFIIITGFPFSVIAQESLNRNVTLRSSIVANANANSTWTSPSGEFTFGFWQISPGAFLLAIWFDQIHDKTLVWSANRDEPVSAGSTVQLSTDGTLELVDQTGRRVWASHARSGTVAYAAMLDTGNLVLASNTSAILWQSFDSPTDTLLPTQVLNRQSSVLYSSFSATNFSKGRFKFTLQGDGNLVLISRSVPSDENLNTYWSSKTLETGFQLIFNNSGSINLYQQNGTLLRPLFESGPLVGQFYHRLVLEHDGVLRHYVYPKSANSSSAWSVRDFEPSNICSAVVERHTGGGPCGFNSYCSIKAEGRPSCNCPLNYYPRGGGLSGCTPDFVQQRCDHQQVQDALSFGLIEMYNIDWPFVDYTKLRNVDEDTCRQSCLSDCFCAIAIYSDGDCFKKSLPFSNGRLDSGFAGKALIKVRMNNTLASNPYTTTSGGESSKSSGSTTLTITLSVLLGCAGLLFLLSSFFFVFYLKRRKTTIVEQRSHVQPAVVSTISSFSFKEVEEATNGFDEELGRGACSIVYRGTLKDDGKVVAVKKLHKIFEQADDEFKAEVSSISRTNHKNLVQLVGYCDEGQNRILVYEFITNGSLATFLFQKLPRPNWHTRVQIAFAIARGICYLHEDCSMPIIHCDIKPQNVLLNETFTPKIADFGLAKLLKADQTRTVTGIRGTKGYVAPEWFRNMPITVKVDVYSFGIMLLELMCCRRSYEADVEDEGEAVLADWAYDCYQQGALDLLVAGDEEAKSDMKTLEIYVKTAIWCIQEDPTLRPHMNIVMHMLQGSMQVPTPPDPTAFIH, encoded by the exons ATGGCTTCATGCAGCTTCTCATTGTtaatcatcatcaattttatcataatcaccggatttccattttcagtgATAGCCCAAGAATCACTCAACAGGAACGTAACTCTGCGCTCCTCCATCGTCGCAAACGCCAATGCCAATTCCACCTGGACGTCGCCTTCGGGTGAATTCACTTTCGGGTTCTGGCAGATCTCTCCTGGAGCTTTCTTGCTAGCCATCTGGTTCGATCAAATACATGATAAAACACTAGTTTGGTCAGCTAATCGCGACGAACCAGTTTCTGCTGGATCGACAGTCCAGCTTTCCACAGACGGAACGCTGGAGCTAGTCGATCAAACAGGGCGTCGGGTGTGGGCTAGTCATGCCCGGTCAGGTACGGTTGCCTACGCCGCCATGCTCGACACTGGAAACCTCGTGCTTGCCTCCAACACTTCGGCTATCCTCTGGCAGAGTTTTGATTCCCCCACTGACACTTTATTACCGACTCag GTACTCAATCGACAAAGTAGTGTTCTATATTCCAGCTTCTCTGCGACCAATTTCTCGAAAGGGAGATTCAAATTTACGTTGCAGGGCGATGGAAATCTGGTGCTCATCTCCAGATCAGTACCCTCAGATGAAAACCTAAATACCTATTGGTCATCCAAAACTCTTGAAACAGGCTTCCAGTTGATCTTCAACAATTCCGGCAGCATCAACCTCTACCAGCAAAATGGAACCCTACTCCGGCCTCTCTTTGAAAGCGGACCTCTGGTCGGGCAGTTTTACCATAGACTGGTGCTAGAACATGACGGAGTCCTCCGCCACTACGTGTATCCTAAGTCTGCTAATTCATCCTCGGCGTGGTCTGTACGTGACTTTGAGCCTTCCAACATATGCAGCGCTGTTGTAGAACGTCATACAGGCGGCGGTCCTTGTGGTTTCAACAGTTACTGCTCAATTAAAGCTGAAGGACGACCGAGCTGCAACTGCCCCTTAAATTACTACCCAAGGGGTGGTGGCCTTAGTGGTTGCACGCCCGATTTCGTGCAACAAAGATGCGACCATCAACAAGTGCAGGATGCACTGAGTTTTGGATTGATAGAGATGTACAACATAGATTGGCCTTTCGTGGATTATACAAAGTTGAGGAACGTCGACGAAGATACCTGCCGTCAATCCTGCCTTTCCGATTGTTTCTGTGCTATTGCAATATATTCTGACGGAGATTGTTTTAAGAAGTCTCTGCCCTTCTCCAATGGGAGGCTGGATTCTGGTTTTGCCGGAAAGGCCTTGATAAAGGTCAGGATGAACAACACTTTGGCATCGAATCCCTACACCACTACCTCAGGCGGAGAGAGCAGTAAGAGTAGCGGTTCCACTACTCTTACCATAACATTGTCGGTCCTATTAGGCTGTGCAGGGTTATTGTTTCTTCTTTCGagtttcttttttgttttctacttGAAACGTAGAAAAACAACAATTGTGGAACAGAGGAGTCATGTGCAACCTGCTGTAGTGAGCACGATAAGTAGCTTCAGCTTCAAAGAGGTAGAAGAAGCTACCAATGGATTCGATGAAGAATTGGGGAGGGGTGCTTGCTCCATAGTCTACAGAGGTACTCTGAAAGATGATGGAAAAGTTGTTGCCGTCAAGAAGTTGCACAAGATTTTCGAACAAGCAGATGATGAGTTCAAAGCCGAAGTGAGCTCAATTAGCAGAACCAACCATAAGAACCTTGTGCAGCTGGTAGGATATTGTGATGAAGGGCAAAACAGAATATTGGTGTACGAGTTCATAACCAACGGATCTCTAGCCACTTTCCTCTTCCAAAAATTACCAAGGCCTAACTGGCATACAAGAGTGCAGATTGCATTTGCAATAGCAAGAGGGATTTGCTATCTGCACGAAGACTGCAGCATGCCCATCATACACTGCGACATCAAGCCTCAGAACGTGCTTCTGAACGAGACATTCACCCCCAAAATAGCAGATTTTGGGCTAGCCAAGCTTCTCAAAGCTGATCAGACAAGAACCGTCACTGGAATAAGGGGGACAAAAGGATATGTGGCTCCGGAATGGTTCAGGAACATGCCCATAACAGTCAAAGTGGATGTGTACAGCTTCGGAATCATGCTGCTTGAGCTGATGTGTTGCAGAAGGAGTTATGAAGCAGATGTGGAAGACGAGGGAGAAGCTGTTCTTGCTGACTGGGCCTATGATTGTTACCAACAAGGGGCATTAGATTTGCTGGTGGCGGGCGATGAGGAGGCGAAGAGCGACATGAAAACGTTGGAGATATATGTGAAGACAGCCATATGGTGCATTCAAGAAGATCCAACATTGAGGCCTCACATGAATATAGTAATGCATATGCTTCAAGGATCGATGCAAGTCCCTACTCCTCCAGATCCTACTGCATTTATACACTGA